In a genomic window of Cuculus canorus isolate bCucCan1 chromosome Z, bCucCan1.pri, whole genome shotgun sequence:
- the SREK1IP1 gene encoding protein SREK1IP1 isoform X2, whose product MALPAGHLTFECRNFLRVDPQRDIVLDVSSTSSEDSEEEELQRLQAMREKKNLNEEEEKKKQKRKSKEKTKLKRSRKRSSSSSAAEEDRPKSKKQKSHKKEREKGKKNKSKKGKHHKKEKKKRRKEKSSSSDSSDSSSSD is encoded by the exons ATGGCGCTGCCGG CTGGTCATCTGACATTTGAATGTCGAAACTTCCTCCGAGTAGATCCTCAAAGAGATATTGTTTTAGATGTTAGCAGCACTAGCAGTGAAGACAGTGAGGAAGAAGAACTGCAGAGGTTGCAAGCCATGCGTGAAAAAAAGA ATTtaaatgaggaggaagaaaaaaagaaacagaaaagaaaaagcaaagaaaaaacaaaattaaagcgATCAAGGAAAAG atctTCCTCATCGAGTGCAGCTGAAGAGGATAGACCAAagtcaaaaaagcaaaaatcacacaaaaaagagagggaaaagggaaaaaagaataaatctaagaaaggaaaacatcataaaaaggagaagaagaagagacgaaaggaaaaaagttcatCTTCTGATAGTTCAGACAGTTCCAGTAGTGACTGA
- the SREK1IP1 gene encoding protein SREK1IP1 isoform X1: protein MALPGGNKDNIRAGCKKCGYPGHLTFECRNFLRVDPQRDIVLDVSSTSSEDSEEEELQRLQAMREKKNLNEEEEKKKQKRKSKEKTKLKRSRKRSSSSSAAEEDRPKSKKQKSHKKEREKGKKNKSKKGKHHKKEKKKRRKEKSSSSDSSDSSSSD from the exons ATGGCGCTGCCGG GTGGAAATAAGGATAACATCAGAGCAGGATGCAAGAAGTGTGGCTACC CTGGTCATCTGACATTTGAATGTCGAAACTTCCTCCGAGTAGATCCTCAAAGAGATATTGTTTTAGATGTTAGCAGCACTAGCAGTGAAGACAGTGAGGAAGAAGAACTGCAGAGGTTGCAAGCCATGCGTGAAAAAAAGA ATTtaaatgaggaggaagaaaaaaagaaacagaaaagaaaaagcaaagaaaaaacaaaattaaagcgATCAAGGAAAAG atctTCCTCATCGAGTGCAGCTGAAGAGGATAGACCAAagtcaaaaaagcaaaaatcacacaaaaaagagagggaaaagggaaaaaagaataaatctaagaaaggaaaacatcataaaaaggagaagaagaagagacgaaaggaaaaaagttcatCTTCTGATAGTTCAGACAGTTCCAGTAGTGACTGA